A portion of the Daphnia magna isolate NIES linkage group LG4, ASM2063170v1.1, whole genome shotgun sequence genome contains these proteins:
- the LOC116916572 gene encoding uncharacterized protein LOC116916572, with product MKRDDGISFKQMKTVEITQIIQELESELGLFDKGGVTLATGGDLFIRPITKEQQMKLLKVNHVLNDTVMVTCTQPRSANNSRVTIHQVPTGDTDDEIYLTLKQQGYKVNSVYRFKIDRGSGKIPTTTVAIEFEGCAPKEILLNGISFSPRPYIPGPPRCTKKCQRLGHTSNNCRDEVRCNNCGGKHEDMPNCTAPARCINCEGNHPASSSSCPKFLRMKIAIRTKPSEISEKGTTHHSHQSSNLTYSQALRGNASSSAIDPETEIINGKIEAIQTELKQIRAELCKVKALEGKVASMDLTVRKVESSLNTLETGQLASNLKLDKICLLLTKLLPNLDEEEMDIEQPVEKPSKGTSNVGSGLKTPSTMTRLAPTKNQNNEGLD from the coding sequence ATGAAGAGAGACGATGGTATATCGTTTAAACAAATGAAGACTGTGGAAATAACTCAAATAATTCAGGAACTAGAATCGGAACTAGGTTTATTCGACAAAGGAGGTGTGACTTTAGCTACAGGAGGAGACCTATTCATAAGGCCAATCACAAAAGAACAACAGATGAAGCTTTTAAAGGTAAATCATGTCCTAAACGATACAGTAATGGTTACCTGCACACAGCCAAGATCGGCAAACAACTCTCGGGTCACCATCCACCAAGTCCCTACAGGAGATACAGACGACGAAATCTATCTAACCCTCAAACAACAGGGCTACAAAGTCAACTCGGTATACCGATTCAAGATAGATAGAGGCTCAGGAAAAATACCTACAACCACGGTTGCTATTGAATTCGAAGGCTGCGCTCCAAAGGAAATTCTTCTAAatggaatttcattttcaccgAGACCCTACATCCCAGGCCCACCAAGATGTACAAAAAAATGCCAACGGCTAGGTCACACCAGCAACAATTGTAGAGACGAAGTAAGATGCAACAATTGCGGTGGTAAACACGAGGATATGCCTAACTGTACAGCGCCAGCTCGTTGCATAAACTGCGAAGGTAATCACCCAGCAAGTTCGTCAAGCTGCCCCAAGTTCCTGCGAATGAAAATAGCAATCAGAACAAAGCCTTCAGAGATATCAGAAAAGGGTACAACTCACCACTCACATCAATCAAGCAACCTAACCTACAGCCAGGCACTGCGTGGAAATGCCAGTTCATCAGCAATCGACCCTGAAACAGAAATCATAAATGGAAAGATTGAAGCGATACAAACAGAACTGAAGCAAATCAGAGCTGAGCTCTGCAAAGTCAAAGCACTGGAGGGAAAAGTGGCAAGCATGGACTTAACAGTTCGAAAAGTCGAAAGCTCACTTAACACCCTAGAAACCGGACAACTGGCCTCCAACCTGAAACTAGACAAAATATGCCTCCTATTAACAAAACTTCTCCCAAACTTGGACGAAGAAGAGATGGATATAGAACAGCCGGTAGAAAAACCCTCGAAAGGTACTTCAAATGTAGGATCCGGATTGAAAACACCTTCCACTATGACTAGACTAGCCCCAACTAAGAACCAAAATAATGAAGGCCTAGAT